The Granulicella sp. 5B5 nucleotide sequence GAGGGGGTGCAACACGTTTTGCTCCTAAAGCCGCTGCACACTTTCAGCCGGAAGATGCGCAAAGCGGTCCCGGCTATCAGGCTCTCCGCTGGGATTAAGGATTGCATCGAGGATCTCCAGCCCGTCGATAAAGCGCGGGCCGTGGCGCGAGAAGTACGCCGAGCCGTTCACCGCATAAACTTCACCCTCGCGGACCGCCGGAAGCGTCTCCCATTCAGGTGGCAGCGTCAGGGCGCGGAACTGGTCGATCGTCTGCGCCAGGTTGAAGCCACAGGGCATAAGCACGATGATCTCGGGCTGCGTCGCGGCGATCTGCTGCCAGGTCGTCCGGACACTCTTGATGGTCGGACTGGAGAGAACAGGATCGCCACCAGCGATAAGGGCCATCTCCGGCACCCAATGGCCGCCGAGAAACGGCGGATCGAGCCACTCCAGGCACAGGACGCGCTTGCGCCGCTGGATGGCGCTGCGGGCCTCGCGGACCCTGTCGACGCGCTGGCGGAGCCCCTGTGTGAGCGCGTGGGCCTGCTGAGCGTGGCCTGTGGCCTCGCCAAGGAGCTCTATCTCCCGGAGGATGTCCGGGATCGAATGCGCGGCGAGCGATATGACCTGCGGGGCCGAACTGAGCCGACTCATATCGCGGGCCAGCGTGGGACTGTCGATGGCACAGACACGGCAGAGGTCTTGCAGCACCACCAGCGTTGGCGCGAGCGACTCCAGCCGGTCGTACTCCACGAAGTAGAGGCTGCTCCCCTGTACCCCTTCCGCAGAGACGATAGCGTCGATCTCCGCAGGTGCAAGCCCCGGCGGCAGGTGCGAGAACACCACCTGCGGCTTGCTGCGGGCCTCAGGCGGGTAGTCGCACTCGAAGGTAACGGCGCAGACTTGATCGCCGGCGCCAATGGCAAACAAGGCCTCCGTGGCCGAGGGGAGAAAAGACGCGATGCGCATGGGGGCTCAGGGAAGGATTGTTGCGTCGATGCGTCGATTTGAGCATACAAACGCCCCACAGGTTCGCCGGTTGCGGCGAGCCTGCGGGGCGCTTGCAGAGTGCTGACTGTAGATCGGTTCGCCTTGGTTTAGTGGCCGGCGAGGATCTGCGGAGTCATGATGCCGATGTTGGTGACGTCCGCCTGATGGCCGAAACCGATGACCTCGGCGACGGTGCCGAAGTCGAGGTCCTTGTCACCCTGGACGAACATGACCTTCTCCTGCCGGGTCTCGAAGATCTTTGTGAGCTCCGGTTCGATATCGGCCTTGGCAAAGGTCTGGTCGTTGATCTTGTAGACCGGAAGAGCGCCGCCGGCAAGCACCTGGACGACGATGGTACGGTCGTTGGGCTGGTCCTGCGACTTGTTCTTCGGCGGCTGGGGCACCAGCGCCTCAAGACCCTTAGGGGTCGTGGGCACGATGACCATGAAGATGATGAGAAGCACCAGCAACACGTCGATCAACGGAGTGACGTTGATGTCCGACGAGACTGAATTGGTACCGCCTCCTCCACCCATTCCCATAACTGTTACTCCCTTCGGCCCTTTGTGGAGCCAGCCCTCAAAAAGAAGAGGGCCCGAATATCGTTGGTCACTGCAATGAGACGATGAACCTACTGCGAGCTCGTCTGGTTCATGTCTGTAAGCAGGTTGAGCTGGCTGACGCCGGCGGTGCGGATGGCGTCGATGGTGTCCATGACTTTGCCGTAGTTGGCACGCGAGTCGGCACGCAGGTAGACGGACTTATCCGCCGACGGATCGGTCTTCTTGGATTCAAGGTCGTTGACCTTTGAGCCGAGGTCGCCGAGCGATACCTGGTCGCCGCCGAGGAAGGTCTTGCCATCGCGGGTGACAGCGACGGTAATCGCGTCTTCCTTGTTGGCGTTTTCCATGACGGTGGACGCGTTCACTTTGGGCAGGTCGACGTTGACCTTGTTGTTGAGCATGGGGGTGATGACCATGAAGATGATCAGGAGCACCAGCATCACATCCACCATGGGAGTGACGTTGATGTTCGAGTTTACCTTCTTGCCTTCTTCCCGCTTGTTGATTCCCATAGCAGTTGGCTCCGAATGGCTAGCTTTTAGCTGCTAGCTCTTAGCTTTTGGCGTTGGACTTCGACCCTATGTGGAGGCGGAGTACCGGACGTCCGTTGGGGACGCCCGGTGTTTCCGAAGTGACTCTCGCAGGGTCGTGGCTCTTAGCGGTGCGACTGCTTGATGAAGTAGTCCACCAGCTCGGAGGAGCTGTTGTCCATTTCAACGTCGAACGCTTCCACCTTGTTGGTGAAGTAGTTGAACGTCATAACGGCGGGGATGGCGACGAGCAGACCGAAAGCGGTCGTCACGAGGGCCTCAGAGATACCGCCGGCGACTGCGCCGATACCGGAGGTCTTCTGCGTAGCGATCTGCTGGAAGGCGTTCAGAATGCCGACGACGGTGCCGAACAGGCCGATGAACGGAGCGGTGGAACCGATGGTGGCCAGACCGCCGAGGCCCTTCTTCAGCTTCGCGTGAACGATGGACTCGGTGCGCTCAAGGGCGCGCTGCGAGCTCTCGATCTGCTCCGTGGTGATCGCGCCGCCAGAACCGAAGGAACGGAACTCGGTGAGACCGGCGGTGACAACCTCAGCGAGGTGCGACTTCTTGGAGCGGTCGGCAACCTTGATCGCCTCGTCCAGACGGCCTTCCTTCAGCGCGCCGGCAACCTTGGGAGCGAACTCACGCGACTGCTTGCGGGCAGCCGAGAAGTAGAGCGCGCGGTCAATGATGACGGCCAGCGACCAGATCGACATGATGAAGAGGATGATGACGACGGCGCGGGCAAGGTTACCCATGTTGCCCCAGAGCTGAACAGGGCTGAAGCCGACGGCGGGTGCATCACCACCAGGGGCGGCCTGAAGCAGCATGGCGAGAGCGTGGGTGGACGAAGTTGCGATGTGAGCGAGAATCACGGAATTCTTTCCTCCTGGATTAGACCTGCGTGGGTGCAAAGTAAATCGAGTGCTGCAAGTGCGACGTTGAAGGGAAGAGCCCTGAGTGAGCGGCCCCGCAGTGTCTAGTCCGGGGTAGTAGGAAGCCAGACAAGCTTGATATGGGCAAAGGCTAGACTCGACGGGGTGCGGCGATGGCCGCACCCGTGGAGGATAGCAGAGAAGCATCAACCGCCGTTCAGGTTGAAGTTGACGGTGATGGTTGTGTCAACCTCAGTGGGGTCGCCATTGAGAAGATACGGCTTGTAGCGCCACTGGCGGACAGCATCAAGAGCGGCGCCCTTGAGCATGTCGGGACCACTGATCGCCTCGAGACGCTGGATGCTGCCGTCCTTGGCAATAATGGCGTGCAGCACCACGGTACCGCCCACGTGCGCGGCCTTGGCGATAGGCGGATAGATCGGGGTGGTCTTCACCAGGATGTTACCGGCAATAACACCACCCGAGATGCGGGCTGGACCGGCAGGCTTGGCCTTGACGACGACTGGAGCGGCCGTGCCGAGACCCATGCCGCCGAAGACACCACCAGGAGCGCCAGTGCCCGTTCCCATGCCCATACCGGCAACACCGGAGCTGGGCGGAGGCGGAGCGGCATCCTCCTTAATCATCTTGATGTCCTTGGGGATCTTGGTCGGGGCATGCAGGCCCTGGTCAATCTCCGAAACGTGGGGGATCACCTTGACCGGGGTCGGCGGCGGTGGCGGCGGTGGCGGCGGTGGCGGCGGTGGTGGCGCGCTGATGGAGGCCATCAAAGAGTTCTTTGGAAGGGCCTCTGGATACAGCAACGGAATCAAGATCATCGTGGCCAGAATTGCGGCGTTGAAACTAAACGTCGCAATCATCCAGTACTTGGACTTGGTCTTGATCCTGCCACCGGACTCGAGCATTGAATCTTCAAACATATGCAACCTCGTTCCCGCGAGGGATAGCTACCGGCATTAGACACCACAGGGTTCCCAATTGTTCCCGGGGCCAAAAGACTGTTGCAAACAGACGATCTGGATTCGGGAGGAGACCGGCTGTGTCCTGAGTCTGAAAGGAGAAGCAGGCAGGAGTGCTCGGTGTCCCTGGAAGTTGCGGCTTGTGGGTCATCCTACATGAAGGAATGCGCCTTTCGTCAAGCGTTGAACCGGAAGCACGTCCCGAGACGACCATTCTGCAGCCGATACTGCACCACTTACGGTGCGAAGTGGACGCCTCGCAACTGGATTCGATGAGGCGCTATGCGAATGCGTTATCCGGCGCATGCGTTTAAATGCAGGACGTTAAATGCATCTGCGGCATCCGAGAGAACTCGAATGCCGCAGGGTGAAACGATCAGCGTACCGCTATTAGCGACGACCACGCGCCGCAGGCAGCGACGCCTGCTTGCCACGCTTGGTGCGCCAATCCTGATAGGCCACCAGCATCGGCGCAGCGACGGCGATCGACGAGTAGGTGCCGATGAGGATGCCCACAACGAGCGCGAAGGAGAAGCCATGCAGCACCTCCCCACCGAAGACATACAGGCAGAGCACCGTGAGGAACGTAAGGCCCGAGGCGATGACCGTCCGGCTCAGCGTCTGGTTGATCGAACGGTTGACGACATCGGAGAGCTTCTCACGGCGGTTGAGCGCCAGGTTCTCGCGGATACGATCGAAGACGACGATGGTGTCGTTCATCGAGTAGCCGACCAGCGTAAGGATGGCCGCGATGACGGTGAGGGTGATCTCCTGGTTGGTCAGCGAGAAGAAGCCGATGGTGATGAGCGTGTCGTGGAAGACGGCCACCACGGCGGCGACGCCATAGATCAGCTCAAACCGGAACCATAGATAGACGAGCATGCCGATGAGCGAGTAGAGCACCGCGAACCCGGCCTGCTTGGTGAGCTGCCTGCCGGCAGTGGGGCCGACGATATCGACCTGCTGCACCGTGAAGCCGGAGTCGTGATAGCCGGCCTGAAGCGCCTGCTCCACCTCGGAGCGGCCCTGATCATGCGCGGTGTCGCTGGCCGAGGACAGCGGCAGCTTGACGATCACGTCATCGGCAACAGCCCCGGCGGGACCGGAGACCTGCTGCACAGTCGCGCCGTGGACGCCGGCCTTATCGAGCGAGGCACGGATGTGGTCCTCGTTCGGTACGGTGTCAAAGTGCACGGTGATCTGCGTACCGCCCTTGAAATCGACCCCGAGCGGAACATGGTGCCAGAAGAGCATGCTGAGCACGCCCGAGACGGAGAAGATCAGTGAGAAGCCGAGGAAGATCCATTTCTTCCCTAGCCAGTCGATATTTGCGCTGCGAAACAGTTCCACGTTGCTTTCCTTAGCTGCTAGCTCTTAGCTTCTAGCTGGAGACGATATTGATTTGTTTTGCCTTGGCCGTTAGCTAAGAGCTAAAGGCTAATGGCTAATGGCTAATGGCTAATGGCTAATGGCTGTTCTTAGATCGAAAGCGCTGCGCCGCGTGCCTTCTTGCTCAGCAGGTAGTCGAAGATGGTGCGCGAGACGAAGACCGCGGTAAAGATGTTGGCGAGCAGACCGAAGACGAGCGTGACCGCGAAGCCCTGGACCGGGCCGGTTCCGAAGATGAAGAGGATGCCCGCCGAAACAACCGTCGTGACGTGGGTGTCCAGGATGGTGATCCAGGCATGGCCGAAGCCGTCCTGGATGGCCGCCGCCGCGGTCTTGCCGAGGTGCAGCTCTTCGCGAATACGCTCGAAGATCAGCACATTGGAGTCGACGCCCATACCGATGGTAAGGATGACGCCCGCGATGCCCGGCAGCGTAAGCACCGCCGAGCTGAACCCCATGAAGCCGAGCAGGATAACCAGGTTGAGGAACAGCGCGATGTCCGCGTTGATGCCTGCGCCGCGGTAGTAGATGAGCATGAAGACCATCACGGCCAGCATGCCGGCGATGGCGGCGACAACACCCTGATGGATGCTCTCAGCGCCGAGCGACGGCCCAACCGTGCGCGTCTCAAGATACGAGATCGACGCAGGCAGCGAGCCGGTGCGCAGCATCAGGCTCAGGTCCTGCGCCTGGTCCTGCGAGAAGCCGCCGGTGATGCGGCCCTGGTCGCGGATAGCGGACTGGATCGTCGCCGCCTCGCGCACCTGGTTGTCGAGAACAATGGCCATCATGCTGCCCTTGTTGTCGTCGGTGTACTTGTAGAAGCGGTCGCCGGCCTCGGTGGTCAGGTTGAAGGTAATGTCGGGACGGCCGTTCTCGTCG carries:
- a CDS encoding cobalamin-binding protein, translating into MRIASFLPSATEALFAIGAGDQVCAVTFECDYPPEARSKPQVVFSHLPPGLAPAEIDAIVSAEGVQGSSLYFVEYDRLESLAPTLVVLQDLCRVCAIDSPTLARDMSRLSSAPQVISLAAHSIPDILREIELLGEATGHAQQAHALTQGLRQRVDRVREARSAIQRRKRVLCLEWLDPPFLGGHWVPEMALIAGGDPVLSSPTIKSVRTTWQQIAATQPEIIVLMPCGFNLAQTIDQFRALTLPPEWETLPAVREGEVYAVNGSAYFSRHGPRFIDGLEILDAILNPSGEPDSRDRFAHLPAESVQRL
- a CDS encoding energy transducer TonB encodes the protein MFEDSMLESGGRIKTKSKYWMIATFSFNAAILATMILIPLLYPEALPKNSLMASISAPPPPPPPPPPPPPPTPVKVIPHVSEIDQGLHAPTKIPKDIKMIKEDAAPPPPSSGVAGMGMGTGTGAPGGVFGGMGLGTAAPVVVKAKPAGPARISGGVIAGNILVKTTPIYPPIAKAAHVGGTVVLHAIIAKDGSIQRLEAISGPDMLKGAALDAVRQWRYKPYLLNGDPTEVDTTITVNFNLNGG
- a CDS encoding biopolymer transporter ExbD yields the protein MGINKREEGKKVNSNINVTPMVDVMLVLLIIFMVITPMLNNKVNVDLPKVNASTVMENANKEDAITVAVTRDGKTFLGGDQVSLGDLGSKVNDLESKKTDPSADKSVYLRADSRANYGKVMDTIDAIRTAGVSQLNLLTDMNQTSSQ
- the secF gene encoding protein translocase subunit SecF, whose product is MELFRSANIDWLGKKWIFLGFSLIFSVSGVLSMLFWHHVPLGVDFKGGTQITVHFDTVPNEDHIRASLDKAGVHGATVQQVSGPAGAVADDVIVKLPLSSASDTAHDQGRSEVEQALQAGYHDSGFTVQQVDIVGPTAGRQLTKQAGFAVLYSLIGMLVYLWFRFELIYGVAAVVAVFHDTLITIGFFSLTNQEITLTVIAAILTLVGYSMNDTIVVFDRIRENLALNRREKLSDVVNRSINQTLSRTVIASGLTFLTVLCLYVFGGEVLHGFSFALVVGILIGTYSSIAVAAPMLVAYQDWRTKRGKQASLPAARGRR
- a CDS encoding biopolymer transporter ExbD, with product MGMGGGGGTNSVSSDINVTPLIDVLLVLLIIFMVIVPTTPKGLEALVPQPPKNKSQDQPNDRTIVVQVLAGGALPVYKINDQTFAKADIEPELTKIFETRQEKVMFVQGDKDLDFGTVAEVIGFGHQADVTNIGIMTPQILAGH
- the secD gene encoding protein translocase subunit SecD encodes the protein MGSNKLAGRIGFIVAVLVIFVYGIFGIPHGGFKQSLTDRIHLGLDLRGGIHLVLQVHVAEAINTATDRDVQSLNTALATAGATATKLDPLHPEVITVTGVSATQQSGVHDILNGSAYSGYDVSSATGGYTLTMKQAAIRDLESRTLEQSIETIRERVDKLGVSEPVIEQYGLGDNQILVEIPGVSNADRVESIIQSTAKLEIHAVVNSYSDMQSAMTALNGVVPPDQVLMKGSNGAGGADEVYLLKRLAIVEGTDFRDAQPSTDENGRPDITFNLTTEAGDRFYKYTDDNKGSMMAIVLDNQVREAATIQSAIRDQGRITGGFSQDQAQDLSLMLRTGSLPASISYLETRTVGPSLGAESIHQGVVAAIAGMLAVMVFMLIYYRGAGINADIALFLNLVILLGFMGFSSAVLTLPGIAGVILTIGMGVDSNVLIFERIREELHLGKTAAAAIQDGFGHAWITILDTHVTTVVSAGILFIFGTGPVQGFAVTLVFGLLANIFTAVFVSRTIFDYLLSKKARGAALSI
- a CDS encoding MotA/TolQ/ExbB proton channel family protein translates to MILAHIATSSTHALAMLLQAAPGGDAPAVGFSPVQLWGNMGNLARAVVIILFIMSIWSLAVIIDRALYFSAARKQSREFAPKVAGALKEGRLDEAIKVADRSKKSHLAEVVTAGLTEFRSFGSGGAITTEQIESSQRALERTESIVHAKLKKGLGGLATIGSTAPFIGLFGTVVGILNAFQQIATQKTSGIGAVAGGISEALVTTAFGLLVAIPAVMTFNYFTNKVEAFDVEMDNSSSELVDYFIKQSHR